The following proteins are encoded in a genomic region of Nicotiana sylvestris chromosome 4, ASM39365v2, whole genome shotgun sequence:
- the LOC138889622 gene encoding WAT1-related protein At1g60050-like — translation MRIGFLVAAASFALTIWSIIQAGSSKKHPQVMNITCLYTLFGTIQSAVFALLMEKNLSAWRLKLNFELLVIVLTAMFGSLIRSSVQMWCMRLKGPSYALFFKPVGVPVASTCRCVLFAATFSFVTVDFSDGRENRKYGNPNGWGEDQFIEVII, via the exons ATGAGAATTGGGTTCTTGGTTGCTGCTGCTTCATTTGCTCTTACCATATGGAGCATTATTCAG GCGGGAAGTAGCAAGAAGCACCCACAGGTGATGAATATAACGTGTCTTTACACCTTGTTTGGGACGATCCAATCTGCAGTATTTGCTTTACTTATGGAAAAGAATCTCAGTGCGTGGAGgcttaagcttaactttgaaCTTCTTGTCATTGTTCTAACT GCAATGTTTGGAAGTTTAATACGTAGCAGTGTCCAAATGTGGTGCATGCGATTGAAAGGGCCATCTTATGCCCTCTTTTTTAAGCCTGTGGGAGTTCCAGTTGCCAGCACCTGCCGTTGTGTTCTCTTTGCTGCTACTTTCT CTTTCGTTACCGTCGACTTTAGTGATGGAAGAGAGAATAGAAAATACGGTAACCCTAATGGGTGGGGAGAGGATCAATTTATAGAGGTTATTATTTAA